In Serratia liquefaciens ATCC 27592, the genomic stretch GCTGTGTCAGTTTCGCAAGAGTAAGCATGTGCTGCATCAGCGCTTTCGTTCGCGGATTTTTCATCGCGATACCATGGCGGCGGCCGAGCTGAAAAAGCCGTTTGTCGTGGTGTTGACCGGCGCCGGGATCTCGGCTGAGTCGGGTATTCGTACCTTCCGGGCGGCGGACGGGTTGTGGGAAGAGCATCGCGTGGAGGATGTCGCTACGCCGGAAGGTTATCAGCGCGATCCACAGCTGGTACAGGCGTTTTACAATGAACGCCGTCGTCAGCTGCAATCGCCGGACATTGCACCTAACGCTGCGCATCGTGCCCTGGCGGATCTGGAAGCCTGGTTGGGAGATAACTTCCTGCTGGTAACGCAAAATATCGATAACCTGCATGAGCGCGCAGGCAGCTCGCGGGTGTTGCATATGCACGGTGAACTGTTGAAAGTACGCTGCACCAGCTCCGGGCAGGTCTTTGACTGGCCCGAAGACCTTAGTGTGGACGACCGCTGCCATTGTTGCCAGTTCCCGGCCCCGTTGCGCCCACACGTGGTGTGGTTCGGCGAAATGCCGCTGGGCATGGATGAAATTTATCAGGCACTGGCCAAGGCCGACTTTTTCGTCGCCATTGGCACCTCGGGCCACGTTTATCCGGCGGCGGGCTTTGTGCATGAAGCGCGGCTGGGTGGGGCGCATACCATGGAGCTCAACCTGGAGCCCAGCCAGGTGGAAAGTCAGTTTGATGAAAAACACTACGGCCAGGCCAGCGCGGTGGTACCACGTTTTGTGCACAAATTCCTGGTAGGGAAAGTTGAAAGGGCTGATAGGCCTTAACCCCAGGTCAATGCGCTGTCTGACTCGGGTAACTGGCCGGCCTTTTGACGCCGGCCTTTCTTTGGTTAAATGAGCAGGGGCGACGGTGAATTTCAAGCAGGTATTCAGCCAGGCGGATCTGAGCAAAACGGATCTCACCATCCTCAACGCTATCTTCGACAACCCGGACGCCTGCATTGACGAGGGTATCCGTGCGGTTTCCGTTCGTTGCCACAGTTCACCCTCGACCCTGGTGCGGTTGGCGAAAAAGCTGGGCTTTCGCGGCTATCTGGAACTGGTGTATTTCATCAAGTTCAACCTGGTGATGGCACCGGCTTTTCAGGAGCAGCCGCAGCCGACGGCACCGGCCAGCTTAAAACAACAGACCCAATTCCTTGATCTGCTCGACAGCGGCAAAATCCTTATCCACGGCAGCGGTTTCTCGCAGCTGGTGGCGCAGTACATGTACAACAAATTTATGACGCTGGGCATCGACAGCTACCTGTCGCTGTGGCCGGATTTCGAGATCCTCGATCGAGAGATGCGTTTCCGGTTTGATATGGTGATTGTGATTTCAAAATCGGGCAACAGCAGCTCGGCGCTGAGTTGGAGCGACGCGGTGAAACGCAATAATACCCGGCTGGCGGCGTTTTGTGGCGACGGAAACAGCCCGCTGGCGCAGCAGGCCGATATGTCCTTTATTTACGAGGATCGGCAAAAGTACGACCACGATATTTACTATCCCAACCCGTTTTTCGGCCACTGCCTGCTGGGGTTTGAGAACCTGATCAAAGCCTGGTTTGAACGGCGCAGCCGTTGAGGCCTGCGCCGTTTCAGCCCTGCTTAATGCCAATGCTTGGCATACTGGTGATGAGCCTGCAGGTACTCTTCAACCAGCGTTTTTGCCAGTGAGTAAGAGTTGACCAGCGGGTGCACCATCAGTGCCTTGATGGCCTTCTGACGGTCCCCTTCCAGAATGGCGGCAACCGCCAGGCGTTCGTACTCTTTGACCTGGGAGATCAGGTTTTTCTGGGTGTCGGGAATATCATTCATTTTTACCGGGTGAATGCCCGCGTTGCTGAGTTCGCAGCTGATTTCAATCACGTCTTCCGGGTGCAGGAAGTCGAGCGTCCTGTTGTTCTGCATCGACACCACCACGCGTTTTTGCTGGCCGTTATTTACCGCCTCCAAAATGTCTATCGCCACCCCGGCATAACCGCCGCTGTCAGGCTGTTCGATAAACTGCTGCAGCGTCAGCATCTCACGCTCTTTGACTTTACCCTGGCTGGATTCTCGCTGCATGTAGGAGTTTTCCCGCGTCAGATAGTGAGCGAAATAGACGCTGAAAGCCTGATCCAGCTGCGTGGCGATATCCAGCCTGGCAAGGTCGGCCAGCATTTGCTGGTTTATCAGCGCAATCTGTTCGCCACGGGTTTCTCCGGCATCGACGATGGCGGCGATCGCCTGTTCCCGGTAATAGTAGTAATACAGATACTCATTGAGCATCAGGTTATCGGACAGCGCGACCAGCTCTGGCGAGAAATATTTCATGCAGGTATCACGGTACAGGCGTGGGTCGGCCAGCAGTTGCTCGCTCACCTCCTGGCCATTGACCCGCACATTGCGGAACCATGACAGGTGATTTAGCCCAAAGCAGTCGACGCTAAGCTCGGACTCACGACAGCCCAGCAGTTCCGCCAGCTCACGGATAAACTCGCTGGGCGCGTCGCATATGCCGTACACCTTGCGTTTGAAGCCGGATTTGATGATGGCTTCGGTCACCATGCCGGAGGGGTTGGTAAAGTTGAACAGTACCGCGTCCGGTGATGATACCTGCTCTATGAGCCGACAATATTCCACTATGGCCGGAATAGAACGCATCGCCATGGCAAAGCCGCCGGCACCGGTGGTTTCTTGCCCCAGAACCTGATGATTGAGTGCGATACGTTCGTCATGAATGCGGCCTTCTTCACCGCCGATACGCAGGGTGGTGATGATATAATCGGCTCCGCTCAGCGCCTGATGGGCGTCGCTGCTCAGGCTGAACCTGATGTCGCTGCGGATACGCTCGAAGACACCCTGTGCGATGGCACCGTAGACCGCCAATTTCTCCCGATCGGTATCCATAAACACCACTTCGGTGACGCCGATGCGGTGGGCGTTATAGGCAATGGATTTGGCCAGGAACGGTGAGCGTACGCCACCGCCGCCCAGAACGGTTAATTTCATGAATTTTCTCCCAATAAATAAAGTTATAATGCTGCTAAATATTTTTCGACCTGACTCTTCACTTTTCCGACGGTGACACCATAAATCACCTGGACTTCACGCCGGCTTTTCACCACGCCTTTTGCTCCGGTACTTTTTAATGCGGCCTCATCAATTAATTGCATGTCTTTTAGTTCGACGCGCAATCGGGTGAAGCAGTTGTCGACGGAAATAATGTTTTCTTTGCCACCCAGGGCACGAATAATAACCCCGCTTAACTCATTGGGTGTATTTTTGCTGTTCTGATACTCCTGTTTGGAATAGAGCTTGACCCCGTCGTCATCCTCACGGCCCGGCGTTTTTAAATTAAGCTTCAGCACCAGGGTTTTGAATACCAGGTAATACACCGCGAACTGCACCAGACCAATCACCACGTACAGCGGCCAGCGGGTGAGGGCGACCGGTAACGGCAGGTTGTAAACCAGGAATTCGATCAGGCCGCTGGCCCCCCAGGGTCGAACGTCGAACAGGTTACACGCAACTTGCGAAAGTGCGGTGAGCACGGCGTGTATCACCCACAGTAACGGTGAGATAAACAGGAAGGTGAACTCTATCGGTTCGGTTATGCCTACCAGAATGGAAGTGGTGATGGCCGGGATCAATATCGCCTTGGCCAGCACTTTTTTCTCCGGTTTGGCGGTGTGATAGAACGCCAACGCAGCGCCTGACAGACCGAAAATGGTCACCATGCCCTGTTGTGAAAAGCGCAGTGCCTCGTTCATCAGCGGGGAGATGCTCGGGTCGCGCATATAAGCGAGGAAAATGGCCTGCGAGCCCGACACCGTATGGCCGTCTTGTACAATTGAACCGCCGATGCTGGTCAACTGAAATGGCGACCAGATAAAATGATGCAGACCGGTGGGGATCAGGAATTTTTCGAAAAAGCCATAGACGAAAACCCCGAGCGAACCTGAGCTTTTCATAAAGCCGGTCAGGGAAATCAGCCCGTGTGAAATGGCTGGCCAAAGGTAGCTGAAACCGACGGCATACAGCATGATCACCGGCGTCATGGCGATTAGTACCAGCTTGGAACCGCCATAGACGGAAAGTACACCGTTCAGCTCCACGTTACACAATCTGTTGTGCACCCAGGCGATAGTGACACCGAGGATCAGGCCGAGGAAAATGCCCATATCCACCACGGTAAAGCCCAGCAGTTCGGTTTGTCCGGTGCCGTAATATTCCCCATTGATTTTCTGCGCTATGTGACCGCTTAATTGCAGATAGGATGAGTTTGCACCCAGGAACATAATAAAGCACATCACGGCAACCAGCGCCGCTTCGCTTTTTTTATCCTTCGCCAGGCCGTAGGTAATACCGATGCAAAAAATCAGCCCGAGATTACCAAACAGCGGCCAAAAGGTATCACCGATCATTTTGCCGATATGAAATACGCCGGAGTTTTCATTCACCAGCGTGGCATTGGTGAGAATAGAACTTAATGCCAGAATCAGACCAATTACCGGCAGAAAGAATATTGGCCCCATCATGGCTTTGGAGAAAATCTGCAGCTTGCTTAAGATATTATCAATAATATCTTTCATGGCAGTTCCTTTTTTATATTTTAGTGGATAACGACGTTGCTGGTAATACTCCCTGGTATGGCGAAATAAAAATGATTTTGAATGCGGCAACCCCTGCCTTAAACCAGTTATAGGTGGAATGATTTAGCGATGCAATCAGCCGCCGGAAAAAGGTACCGGTGGTCAATGACTGGCAACCGGTACCAGGCGTGAAGAGGATCACATAAGGGGGGGAGTGAAAGGTAAGATGGACGGATACCAAGGGAGGAGGCGAAATATCAAACACCACAAGAATTAATGATTTCCGTTAAATCTGGTTAAAAATGACCTGTCTCAATATTTGATCTCGATCGGTTCCGCATAATGAAACGCGAAATTCTGAGGGCGGATACCATGGATAAACTACTTGATCGCTTTTTTAACTACGTCTCATTCGACACGCAATCTAAAGCGAACGTCAAACATGTGCCGAGCACCGACGGGCAATTGAAGCTGGCGCGTGCGTTGCAGCAGGAAATGATTGAACTGGGGTTTGAACGGGTGTCGCTCAGTGAGCATGGCTGCGTGATGGGCACCTTGCCGGGGAACGTTACCTGGCCCGTGCCGGCGATAGGCTTTATTGCCCACCTGGATACTTCACCGGATTTTACCGGTAAGCACGTCAACCCGCAGATCGTCGAAAATTACCGCGGCGGCGATATTGCCTTGGGCATTGGTGATGAAGTGCTGTCGCCAGTGATGTTCCCGATCCTACACCAAATGTTGGGGCAGACGCTGATCACCACCGACGGTAAAACGCTGCTCGGTGCCGATGACAAGGCGGGCATCGCCGAAATCCTGACCGCCATGGTGCGACTGCAGCAGCGCAACATTCCACACGGCGATATCCGCGTAGCCTTTACACCGGATGAAGAGGTGGGGAAAGGGGCGCGGTTGTTTGACGTGGCGCAGTTCGATGCCGAATGGGCCTATACCGTGGACGGTGGCGGCGTGGGTGAGTTGGAGTGCGAAAACTTCAACGCAGCATCGGTGACGGTGAAAATTGTCGGTAACAATGTCCACCCGGGCAGCGCCAAAGGAGTGATGGTGAATGCCTTATCGTTGGCGACGCGTATTCAGCAGGCGTTACCGGTGGATGAAACCCCGGAAACCACCAGCGGCTATCAGGGGTTCTACCACCTCAGCAGCTTTAAGGGGAGCGTTGAGCGCGCCGAGATGCAGTACATCCTGCGTGATTTTGAGCGTGAGGGTTTTGAGGCACGTAAACGCCGGATGATAGAGGTCGCTCAACAGGTGGGCAAAGGTCTGCCGCGCGATTGTTATATTGAAGTCACGATTGAAGACAGCTATTACAACATGCGGGAACAGGTGGCAGAGCATCCACATGTGATTGCATTGGCACAGCAGGCAATGCGTGATTGTGATATCGAACCGATCATGAAACCGATTCGCGGCGGTACCGACGGCGCTCAGCTGTCGTTTCGCGGCTTGCCTTGCCCAAATCTGTTCACCGGGGGTTATAACTACCACTGCAAGCATGAGTTTGTGTCGCTGGAAGGGATGGAACAGGCGGTTTCGGTTATTATGCGCATCGCCGCGCTGACCGCCGAACGCGCCAAATAACCTCGATGAGATTGAGTATAATTGCTTGCCGTAACAATGATTTGCTCCTAGTGTAGGATATATTTCCAGCACAAGGAGCCGTATCATGAGCAGTACCGAGCACCGTATCGATCGCCAGTGTCTTGAGCAGTTTGTGCAGGCTATTTGGCGCCACGCCGGCAGTACCGAGCAGGAGGCCGCGCGGGTGGCGGATCATCTGGTTCAGGCGAATCTGGCCGGGCACGATTCCCACGGCGTAGGCATGATCCCCAGCTATATGTCGTCATTGGCTCAGGGGCATTTGCAGCTTAACGTTCATGCCAAAGTGGTACGCGATGCCGGAGCGGTGCTGACGGTGGACGGCGGACAGGGTTTTGGCCAGGTCGTCGCCTGTGAGGCGATGGAAAAAGGCATAGAGCGCGCCCGGCAGTTGGGGCTGGCTGCGGTGGCGTTGCACAACTCACATCACATTGGCCGCATTGGCCACTGGGCCGAGCAGTGTGCGCGAGCCGGTTTTATCTCTATTCATTTCGTCAATGTGGTGGGCGATCCTATGGTGGCACCGTTCGGCGGCAGTGACCGTCGTTTCGGCACCAACCCCTTCTGCGTTATTTTTCCCCGTAAAGATAAAAAACCGTTACTGCTGGATTTTGCTACCAGCGGCATCGCGTTTGGTAAAACCCGCGTGGCCTACAACAAAGGTTTGAGCGTCGCGCCGGGTTATCTGATTGACCAACACGGCCAGCCAACGACGGAACCCAAGGTGATGCACGAACAGCCGTTTGGCTCGTTGCTGCCTTTCGGTGCCCATAAAGGCTATGCGTTAGCCACGTTATGCGAAATCCTCGGCGGTGCGCTGTCCGGTGGCCGCACTACTCATGCGGCGACGGTGAAATCCAACAGCGATGCTATTTTCAACTGCATGACCACCATCATCCTCAATCCGGAAGCCTTCGACGCGCCAGAGATGCAAACCGAGGCCGAGGCCTTTATCGATTGGGTGAAGGCTTCACCGCCAAGTGACGGCCAACCGATTGAAGTGCCGGGTGAGTGGGAAGACGCCAACCGTGAAGCGCGGTTG encodes the following:
- the pepT gene encoding peptidase T; translation: MDKLLDRFFNYVSFDTQSKANVKHVPSTDGQLKLARALQQEMIELGFERVSLSEHGCVMGTLPGNVTWPVPAIGFIAHLDTSPDFTGKHVNPQIVENYRGGDIALGIGDEVLSPVMFPILHQMLGQTLITTDGKTLLGADDKAGIAEILTAMVRLQQRNIPHGDIRVAFTPDEEVGKGARLFDVAQFDAEWAYTVDGGGVGELECENFNAASVTVKIVGNNVHPGSAKGVMVNALSLATRIQQALPVDETPETTSGYQGFYHLSSFKGSVERAEMQYILRDFEREGFEARKRRMIEVAQQVGKGLPRDCYIEVTIEDSYYNMREQVAEHPHVIALAQQAMRDCDIEPIMKPIRGGTDGAQLSFRGLPCPNLFTGGYNYHCKHEFVSLEGMEQAVSVIMRIAALTAERAK
- a CDS encoding malate/lactate/ureidoglycolate dehydrogenase; translation: MSSTEHRIDRQCLEQFVQAIWRHAGSTEQEAARVADHLVQANLAGHDSHGVGMIPSYMSSLAQGHLQLNVHAKVVRDAGAVLTVDGGQGFGQVVACEAMEKGIERARQLGLAAVALHNSHHIGRIGHWAEQCARAGFISIHFVNVVGDPMVAPFGGSDRRFGTNPFCVIFPRKDKKPLLLDFATSGIAFGKTRVAYNKGLSVAPGYLIDQHGQPTTEPKVMHEQPFGSLLPFGAHKGYALATLCEILGGALSGGRTTHAATVKSNSDAIFNCMTTIILNPEAFDAPEMQTEAEAFIDWVKASPPSDGQPIEVPGEWEDANREARLRQGIPIDDNTWRQICAAATQAGMPDAELDGYQTRALRA
- a CDS encoding family 4 glycosyl hydrolase, with translation MKLTVLGGGGVRSPFLAKSIAYNAHRIGVTEVVFMDTDREKLAVYGAIAQGVFERIRSDIRFSLSSDAHQALSGADYIITTLRIGGEEGRIHDERIALNHQVLGQETTGAGGFAMAMRSIPAIVEYCRLIEQVSSPDAVLFNFTNPSGMVTEAIIKSGFKRKVYGICDAPSEFIRELAELLGCRESELSVDCFGLNHLSWFRNVRVNGQEVSEQLLADPRLYRDTCMKYFSPELVALSDNLMLNEYLYYYYYREQAIAAIVDAGETRGEQIALINQQMLADLARLDIATQLDQAFSVYFAHYLTRENSYMQRESSQGKVKEREMLTLQQFIEQPDSGGYAGVAIDILEAVNNGQQKRVVVSMQNNRTLDFLHPEDVIEISCELSNAGIHPVKMNDIPDTQKNLISQVKEYERLAVAAILEGDRQKAIKALMVHPLVNSYSLAKTLVEEYLQAHHQYAKHWH
- the cobB gene encoding Sir2 family NAD+-dependent deacetylase codes for the protein MHTRHRLCQFRKSKHVLHQRFRSRIFHRDTMAAAELKKPFVVVLTGAGISAESGIRTFRAADGLWEEHRVEDVATPEGYQRDPQLVQAFYNERRRQLQSPDIAPNAAHRALADLEAWLGDNFLLVTQNIDNLHERAGSSRVLHMHGELLKVRCTSSGQVFDWPEDLSVDDRCHCCQFPAPLRPHVVWFGEMPLGMDEIYQALAKADFFVAIGTSGHVYPAAGFVHEARLGGAHTMELNLEPSQVESQFDEKHYGQASAVVPRFVHKFLVGKVERADRP
- a CDS encoding PTS transporter subunit EIIC, which codes for MKDIIDNILSKLQIFSKAMMGPIFFLPVIGLILALSSILTNATLVNENSGVFHIGKMIGDTFWPLFGNLGLIFCIGITYGLAKDKKSEAALVAVMCFIMFLGANSSYLQLSGHIAQKINGEYYGTGQTELLGFTVVDMGIFLGLILGVTIAWVHNRLCNVELNGVLSVYGGSKLVLIAMTPVIMLYAVGFSYLWPAISHGLISLTGFMKSSGSLGVFVYGFFEKFLIPTGLHHFIWSPFQLTSIGGSIVQDGHTVSGSQAIFLAYMRDPSISPLMNEALRFSQQGMVTIFGLSGAALAFYHTAKPEKKVLAKAILIPAITTSILVGITEPIEFTFLFISPLLWVIHAVLTALSQVACNLFDVRPWGASGLIEFLVYNLPLPVALTRWPLYVVIGLVQFAVYYLVFKTLVLKLNLKTPGREDDDGVKLYSKQEYQNSKNTPNELSGVIIRALGGKENIISVDNCFTRLRVELKDMQLIDEAALKSTGAKGVVKSRREVQVIYGVTVGKVKSQVEKYLAAL
- a CDS encoding MurR/RpiR family transcriptional regulator, giving the protein MNFKQVFSQADLSKTDLTILNAIFDNPDACIDEGIRAVSVRCHSSPSTLVRLAKKLGFRGYLELVYFIKFNLVMAPAFQEQPQPTAPASLKQQTQFLDLLDSGKILIHGSGFSQLVAQYMYNKFMTLGIDSYLSLWPDFEILDREMRFRFDMVIVISKSGNSSSALSWSDAVKRNNTRLAAFCGDGNSPLAQQADMSFIYEDRQKYDHDIYYPNPFFGHCLLGFENLIKAWFERRSR